A window of Caretta caretta isolate rCarCar2 chromosome 13, rCarCar1.hap1, whole genome shotgun sequence contains these coding sequences:
- the LOC142068742 gene encoding olfactory receptor 10A4-like → MTYSEREPDENQTVSEVFILVGFSYLTRLQILLFLVFLVIYLVTLVGNLLIILLIKLNPSLHTPMYFFLLNLSFLEICYTSSVVPQLLAHLLVEQKTLSIAGCAAQMYIFTIMGLTECCLLAAMAYDRYIAICNPLHYRTIMSGQVCAQLVGASWTIGILVEVAQTTWIFSLPFCGSNRIHHFFCDIPPVIKRACTDTSKNQIVVLALSVLFIMSPFLLIILSYICIISTILKLPSVEGRRKAFSTCSSHLMVVTLFYGTALFTYLRPKSISTPEGDQLISLMYTVVTPVLNPIIYTLRNKEVKGAFRKTIGKSISSHNQRN, encoded by the coding sequence ATGACATATTCTGAGAGAGAGCCTGATGAGAACCAGACCGTTTCTGAGGTGTTCATCTTGGTGGGGTTTTCGTACCTTACCAGACTCCAAATCCTTCTGTTTCTGGTGTTTCTGGTCATCTACCTGGTCACCCTGGTGGGGAACCTGCTCATTATCCTCCTTATAAAGCTAAACCCCTCACTTCATacccccatgtatttcttcctgctCAACTTGTCCTTCTTGGAAATCTGCTACACAAGCAGTGTGGTCCCTCAGCTGCTGGCTCACCTCCTGGTGGAGCAAAAGACCCTCTCCATTGCAGGCTGCGCTGCCCAGATGTACATCTTCACCATCATGGGCCTCACGGAATGCTGCCTTCTAGCAGCCATGGCGTATGATCGCTACATAGCTATATGCAACCCCCTGCACTACAGAACCATCATGAGTGGCCAGGTGTGCGCACAGCTTGTGGGTGCTTCATGGACCATTGGCATCTTGGTGGAAGTAGCTCAAACCACGTGGATCTTCAGCCTTCCCTTCTGTGGCTCCAACCGCATCCACCACTTCTTCTGCGACATCCCACCAGTGATAAAGAGGGCATGCACAGACACATCCAAAAACCAAATTGTGGTCTTGGCTCTGTCCGTGCTGTTTATCATGAGCCCTTTCCTGCTGATAATCCTGTCCTACATCTGCATTATCTCCACCATACTCAAACTGCCGTCGGTAGAGGGAAGGcgtaaagccttctccacctgctcctcccacctcatggTGGTGACTTTGTTCTATGGAACAGCCCTTTTCACCTACCTGAGGCCCAAGTCTATCTCCACCCCGGAGGGTGATCAACTGATTTCCCTCATGTACACAGTTGTCACCCCAGTGTTGAACCCCATAATATACACTCTCAGGAACAAAGAGGTGAAGGGAGCCTTTAGAAAAACAATAGGGAAGAGCATCTCTTCACACAACCAGAGAAATTAA
- the LOC142068743 gene encoding olfactory receptor 10A4-like, producing the protein MTYSEREPDENQTISEVFILVGFSYLTRLQILLFLVFLVIYLVTLVGNLLTILLIKLNPSLHTPMYFFLLNLSFLEICYTSSVVPQLLAHLLVEQKTLSIAGCAAQMYIFTIMGLTECCLLAAMAYDRYIAICNPLHYRTIMSGQVCAQLVGASWTIGILVEVAQTTWIFSLPFCGSNRIHHFFCDIPPVIKRACTDTSKNQIVVLALSVLFIMSPFLLIILSYICIISTILKLPSVEGRRKAFSTCSSHLMVVTLFYGTALFTYLRPKSISTPEGDQLISLMYTVVTPVLNPIIYTLRNKEVKGAFRKTIGKSISSHNQRN; encoded by the coding sequence ATGACATATTCTGAGAGAGAGCCTGATGAGAACCAGACCATTTCTGAGGTGTTCATCTTGGTGGGGTTTTCGTACCTTACCAGACTCCAAATCCTTCTGTTTCTGGTGTTTCTGGTCATCTACCTGGTCACCCTGGTGGGGAACCTGCTCACTATCCTCCTTATAAAGCTAAACCCCTCACTTCATacccccatgtatttcttcctgctCAACTTGTCCTTCTTGGAAATCTGCTACACAAGCAGTGTGGTCCCTCAGCTGCTGGCTCACCTCCTGGTGGAGCAAAAGACCCTCTCCATTGCAGGCTGCGCTGCCCAGATGTACATCTTCACCATCATGGGCCTCACGGAATGCTGCCTTCTAGCAGCCATGGCGTATGATCGCTACATAGCTATATGCAACCCCCTGCACTACAGAACCATCATGAGTGGCCAGGTGTGCGCACAGCTTGTGGGTGCTTCATGGACCATTGGCATCTTGGTGGAAGTAGCTCAAACCACGTGGATCTTCAGCCTTCCCTTCTGTGGCTCCAACCGCATCCACCACTTCTTCTGCGACATCCCACCAGTGATAAAGAGGGCATGCACAGACACATCCAAAAACCAAATTGTGGTCTTGGCTCTGTCCGTGCTGTTTATCATGAGCCCTTTCCTGCTGATAATCCTGTCCTACATCTGCATTATCTCCACCATACTCAAACTGCCGTCGGTAGAGGGAAGGcgtaaagccttctccacctgctcctcccacctcatggTGGTGACTTTGTTCTATGGAACAGCCCTTTTCACCTACCTGAGGCCCAAGTCTATCTCCACCCCGGAGGGTGATCAACTGATTTCCCTCATGTACACAGTTGTCACCCCAGTGTTGAACCCCATAATATACACTCTCAGGAACAAAGAGGTGAAGGGAGCCTTTAGAAAAACAATAGGGAAGAGCATCTCTTCACACAACCAGAGAAATTAA
- the LOC142068745 gene encoding olfactory receptor 10A4-like, producing MTYSEREPDENQTISEVFILVGLSYLTRLQILLFLVFLVIYLVTLVGNLLTILLIKLNPSLHTPMYFFLLNLSFLEICYTSSVVPQLLAHLLVEQKTLSIAGCAAQMYIFTIMGLTECCLLAAMAYDRYIAICNPLHYRTIMSGQVCAQLVGASWTIGILVEVAQTTWIFSLPFCGSNRIHHFFCDIPPVIKRACTDTSKNQIVVLALSVLFIMSPFLLIILSYICIISTILKLPSVEGRRKAFSTCSSHLMVVTLFYGTALFTYLRPKSISTPEGDQLISLMYTVVTPVLNPIIYTLRNKEVKGAFRKTIGKSISSHNQRN from the coding sequence ATGACATATTCTGAGAGAGAGCCTGATGAGAACCAGACCATTTCTGAGGTGTTCATCTTGGTGGGGTTGTCGTACCTTACCAGACTCCAAATCCTTCTGTTTCTGGTGTTTCTGGTCATCTACCTGGTCACCCTGGTGGGGAACCTGCTCACTATCCTCCTTATAAAGCTAAACCCCTCACTTCATacccccatgtatttcttcctgctCAACTTGTCCTTCTTGGAAATCTGCTACACAAGCAGTGTGGTCCCTCAGCTGCTGGCTCACCTCCTGGTGGAGCAAAAGACCCTCTCCATTGCAGGCTGCGCTGCCCAGATGTACATCTTCACCATCATGGGCCTCACGGAATGCTGCCTTCTAGCAGCCATGGCGTATGATCGCTACATAGCTATATGCAACCCCCTGCACTACAGAACCATCATGAGTGGCCAGGTGTGCGCACAGCTTGTGGGTGCTTCATGGACCATTGGCATCTTGGTGGAAGTAGCTCAAACCACGTGGATCTTCAGCCTTCCCTTCTGTGGCTCCAACCGCATCCACCACTTCTTCTGCGACATCCCACCAGTGATAAAGAGGGCATGCACAGACACATCCAAAAACCAAATTGTGGTCTTGGCTCTGTCCGTGCTGTTTATCATGAGCCCTTTCCTGCTGATAATCCTGTCCTACATCTGCATTATCTCCACCATACTCAAACTGCCGTCGGTAGAGGGAAGGcgtaaagccttctccacctgctcctcccacctcatggTGGTGACTTTGTTCTATGGAACAGCCCTTTTCACCTACCTGAGGCCCAAGTCTATCTCCACCCCGGAGGGTGATCAACTGATTTCCCTCATGTACACAGTTGTCACCCCAGTGTTGAACCCCATAATATACACTCTCAGGAACAAAGAGGTGAAGGGAGCCTTTAGAAAAACAATAGGGAAGAGCATCTCTTCACACAACCAGAGAAATTAA
- the LOC142068747 gene encoding olfactory receptor 10A4-like has translation MTYSEREPDENQTISEVFILVGFSYLTRLQILLFLVFLVIYLVTLVGNLLIILLIKLNPSLHTPMYFFLLNLSFLEICYTSSVVPQLLAHLLVEQKTLSIAGCAAQMYIFTIMGLTECCLLAAMAYDRYIAICNPLHYRTIMSGQVCAQLVGASWTIGILVEVAQTTWIFSLPFCGSNRIHHFFCDIPPVIKRACTDTSKNQIVVLALSVLFIMSPFLLIILSYICIISTILKLPSVEGRRKAFSTCSSHLMVVTLFYGTALFTYLRPKSISTPEGDQLISLMYTVVTPVLNPIIYTLRNKEVKGAFRKTIGKSISSHNQRN, from the coding sequence ATGACATATTCTGAGAGAGAGCCTGATGAGAACCAGACCATTTCTGAGGTGTTCATCTTGGTGGGGTTTTCGTACCTTACCAGACTCCAAATCCTTCTGTTTCTGGTGTTTCTGGTCATCTACCTGGTCACCCTGGTGGGGAACCTGCTCATTATCCTCCTTATAAAGCTAAACCCCTCACTTCATacccccatgtatttcttcctgctCAACTTGTCCTTCTTGGAAATCTGCTACACAAGCAGTGTGGTCCCTCAGCTGCTGGCTCACCTCCTGGTGGAGCAAAAGACCCTCTCCATTGCAGGCTGCGCTGCCCAGATGTACATCTTCACCATCATGGGCCTCACGGAATGCTGCCTTCTAGCAGCCATGGCGTATGATCGCTACATAGCTATATGCAACCCCCTGCACTACAGAACCATCATGAGTGGCCAGGTGTGCGCACAGCTTGTGGGTGCTTCATGGACCATTGGCATCTTGGTGGAAGTAGCTCAAACCACGTGGATCTTCAGCCTTCCCTTCTGTGGCTCCAACCGCATCCACCACTTCTTCTGCGACATCCCACCAGTGATAAAGAGGGCATGCACAGACACATCCAAAAACCAAATTGTGGTCTTGGCTCTGTCCGTGCTGTTTATCATGAGCCCTTTCCTGCTGATAATCCTGTCCTACATCTGCATTATCTCCACCATACTCAAACTGCCGTCGGTAGAGGGAAGGcgtaaagccttctccacctgctcctcccacctcatggTGGTGACTTTGTTCTATGGAACAGCCCTTTTCACCTACCTGAGGCCCAAGTCTATCTCCACCCCGGAGGGTGATCAACTGATTTCCCTCATGTACACAGTTGTCACCCCAGTGTTGAACCCCATAATATACACTCTCAGGAACAAAGAGGTGAAGGGAGCCTTTAGAAAAACAATAGGGAAGAGCATCTCTTCACACAACCAGAGAAATTAA